A stretch of DNA from Lycium ferocissimum isolate CSIRO_LF1 chromosome 4, AGI_CSIRO_Lferr_CH_V1, whole genome shotgun sequence:
CACAAGATTAATCaagtgaaaaggaaaaagaaacgtAGAGATAAAACTAGCAATGACGTTTCCCGAAGTTATGTCAGGTTCGAGAGTACAACAGCCCAGGCCCTTGAGAAATTTTATGATATGCTATTATGCTATAAAGCATTCACCTTGCCTAACTACAAATAGTTCCACGGCAATAAAAAAATGCAATAGATTAATGGTGGActtttctaaaattttcattGATTCTTCAACTTTTAAGAATTTTTAAAGTCGCCTTCATATTGTTTTGTCCTCATTGATTAAGATAATTCCTCACACTTTCtgataagaaaaatgaaaagtatggaTCAAGTCATTGTAGACAGAAGCAGAGCTAGCATTGAGGTATGAGTTCgtcataatacaataactttggtctaaattttgaaaaagttgctgaatatatacatataataaactTCAAAATCCATAACTTCAAACCACTGTTTCACAATTTCCCTAGCAAAACATAAAATTCCTCTAAAATTATAAACAATAGAATATGACTAAAAATTAACGAAGAACGGATACTGATTGCGGAATAGAGCACAATGATCAGTTTGTAAAATCAAAATTACTAGTCAATTGAGCTAGCTTTAATCCACAAATAGAAAAGTAAATTCAACAAATGTACAACAACACATGCACCATAACTCTCCATCTCGGCCTTCGATTTCCTTGATGAAAAATTCTCTTATTTCACTCCACACCACATACAGATATTGATACATTTTCTTATTAACCAACTATATCTCTCTataaatttcgacagcattaaGGAGTGGCGGAAGAGTTGATATCGCAGTTTTGTTAATCACAATATCGTACCTCTCAACACCATAGCCTGGAGACACTGTGTACACAGTTGTCGTGGACAAATAGTTTGGAGACATAGGTCCATAAAATAGGTTATCGTTTATATAAATGTTGAATTCCCTTATTTGTGTCACGGGCACTTCTACGACTTCAGCGAAGTGCATGTATATGTAATACCTTTCCGTAATATTATTAGCTGTCCAGTAAAAGGACACCGATTCGTTGGTGGCGGTCAACGGGTCCGGTGTCACGGCCGTGCTCATTATCGCGGATGGTACTCTGTAAGTGTTTTCAAGTACGTCTTGTGTTGTATTAATAATTGCTTTTGTGTCCCATAGAAATGGCATCCAAATTCTATCGTACGCATCATAGTTGTACCTGTTTTGTGTTAAATAGAAAACAAACAATTGTTAACGACACTCCACCAAAAGAGACTTTTAGTAgcaatatattttcctttcagcGGCAATAGTTATTCCCACAAAAACATTTACCAGCAATTGTTAAATGCCATTAGATCCAAGGTCGGTAAAGCCTTTAGTGGCATTTATTGTTAGGGCTAAAGTTTGGTATTGTCGGTAAAAATTGATTCCAGAATACAATTAACGGCAATTAAGTTATTGCCGCTAACTAATTGCCGctaaaagcatattttgttgtagtgcgAATGTATGTTTTATAAAGAGGTGAATGTAGGATTTGAACTTTACGCGTACGGAATGGAAATTCTATTATATTATGTCTAATTTACTAggtttaaaatatattatttatacttACTTAATAATTTGTATTATAGATAGGTTCTAATAAGTCAAAACTACTAGCTACGTTAAGATGAACCCATAGTTCCTTCTCTAGATCCACCCTTGCTTTTATATACTCGCAGAATAAAAACTTCTATATCATACATCACGttatttaaaagttaattacacctaattatTTTCCTATAACAAGAATTAACGGATTGATCACGTGCATAAGATAGTATCGACACATTTCAACAGGTAGAACTAGGCGCTACACCTATAGTCAAATAGTGTAAACGAGTTTAAGTTATACCGATAGTATAAAAAAGTTACACTATCAAGACACCCAAAGGATATCTAAGCCTCCTTAAAAAGcaaaatttgtaattttaaaaataagacaagttaCCTGCTATAATAGATAAATGTGACTTGATGGTATAAAAATTACTTACACTGAAGATCTATGTAAAAACTTTTATGTCGTCAGTATCGTAAGTTAAAATACTCTATTATTTATGTCACAAACAACATGATCTTTATTGCATAGGAAAACCTTGATCttccaaaattaaaaaagattaaACAAACATACCTAATGTATTGATTGGTTAAGGTACCGAAGTTCAGACGTGCATAAAGTTCCAATGATTTACTTAGTGTTGGATATATGGTAATATTCAAAGGCCTTAACTCTAAGGCTGAAATAAAAGGAGTTGTAGTATCTGTCTTGACAAGGCAAACAGTTATATAGTCGGTGGAGGGTGTGTATATAATTTCCTTCCTaattggtatagaagcattagaaATTGTGACTGTGTCCCAATAATTTTCTCCAATGTAAAGATCAAAATTTGGTAATTGGCCAGTTCCATCATAATCTCCATATAGAAAACTTGCCCTTATCAAGTATTTGCCAAAAATCCCTTGAGCTGGGGTTAAAGTGTAGCAATTTTTTGTCCCTAAAGGGAAGCTTGTAACTGTCAGAAATAGCCTTTCTGGGGAATTGGATTGATAAATAAGGGATATGCTATTGCTCACTCCACCACTGACATAACCTACATCTGAAGTGTAAGATAGTCCTGTTATTCTGTCAGTATAGTTGGAACCTGCTGGTATTCCACAATCGATGCTTATGAATCCTATAAAACACGAACATAAAAATAACATGAGCATTGAACAGGCAACGAATAATAATATTGGAGCCACATATATACTATGTGTAGAATCGGAGGCGGATACAAGATATTAAGTTTATATGAGCAGTTTATATGAGCTTCGGTCACAACTTTTTTTGTTTACTGGgttctaaataaattatttatacatattaagtatatttttacaGAAATACAGGGTCAGAACCAAAGCTATTAAGTTATGCCAAAACCATAATCGTAGATCCGCCCATGTGGagaataaatcaattaaaaggTTATACTAATAATAAACATGATACCTGATTGGTCATCTTGTGCAACAGCTATTGTTGCTAAAGATAAAGTAACAAGCCATGCAAAGAGGAATCCATTCAACATCTCCTCCATATTTGGATTTAATCTATTATCTTGAAGTTTAATTGGTTGATTGAGAATAACTTTGGGGGCTTTGCCTTATATAGTCCTAACAATTTGACCAAGTTAAAGAATGAAGTTTCCAAGTGATTTGATGAAGTCCAACCTGATATCACTTGCTGAGCAAGGTCAGTGCAAGTGTGCAACACATCTATTATCTTAATGTGCTCTTGTGTCATGATATGtgctttctattttaaaaattcaacGAGTTTACCTTGATTTGAGCCACTAGGTAGTAGACCAAGCATATAAGTCGTGGGAATAATAGCTGACTAGAAGAAGCTTAACAAGAGGCTTTATTAGTTTATATGTCCAAGATATCATTCCATTGAAAGTTGTAGGTTATACTAGACATTTTAAAAATCAGTTCAACTATAGATTAGCATAAGGATTACATCGATATGATCTTGATTGTTCCTGTATAACCGTGACTTCAAGTAATGTTGTACTTGTTCAAAATAGTAGAGAAACTAGTCTCAGTAAACAATACGGCCCAAAATCATATTCTTTTTTGCTCAAAATAGTAATCCTATTACCATACGTTATCCAGGTCAATTCGTTGTGGCTTTTGCACATTCCAAAGGAtagtagtactccctccgtatttaagtgtcttaatttgactGGAGCAccgagtttaagaaataaagagagacttttaaattttatgatcttaaattaaagtTGTGTGTAgtcctttaaatcttgtgatcttaaacttgtcatgtaaaatgttaaagttggaaACTTACTAAATGtagaaagagacactcttttGGGACAACACtttaaattgggacagagggagtactaattTTCTAGAGAACAGATGTTACATTATCGAAAACTTGGTGCATTTTGAGTTATATAGTAGTAATTAGGATGGGCTAGATACTTGTAATTGCTCTCTTATGTGAGCCATTTCTGTTGCCAAAAACTCCTTCAATTCATTGACTGCATAATTTGTGGTTAGCCTTTCACTTAGCTAGTGGAAGTTTCTGTATATGACATGATAATTGAGAACAACATTGAAAATAAGCAAATGAAGACCGAAGAGATTAATTTTCAGCATGCTGACTAGCAAATTCTGCCAAGCTCTGATTTAATATTAGCATTATTATCTAGAGAAAAGCCTCTGAATTAACAGAGacactcttttttcttctttgtttttttttttttttttgcagagtTTGTAATTATCAAGAGGTCTATCTCGAGAGCTTTTAAGAAAGTATTTTAACCAAATACTTCCATATTACGATATAACTAATTATGACGAAAATATTCAAGCAGCAGTGTCTGCAGTTTCATTAAACAAGtaagtattttctttttctcatggGCAGCTGTGGTTAGATATCGAAAGGGTTAATTTCACACAAGATTGTTAGACCTTTACCTGTTGCATCAATAAGttaaaatatactttttttaaaataaaaattactgaATTATTGTGCTAATTTCTCAAGAAATACATctcaaagggaaaaaaaatcaaattgtcCCTAATTAAACAAATGCTTTTTGAGCAAGTTGGGCAAATTTTACCTATAACCTAATGCTAAATCTGGTTTGATTATATACCCCCAAAagattgttgttggtattggaaAAAACTATGCAAGATCAGGGACATCTTTGCTCCTGGATATGTGCAACAGGGCTGGCTTAAACCATCAGGAAAGTGCACTATTGCAAGTGGTTATAGGTGGAGAAGAGGTGAAATTGAGCAATGGCCATGGTACAGATGGGTGTGGAGCAAAGGGACTATCCCAAAACACAGCTTTATATGTTGGTTGGCACTATTAAATAGATTGCAAACTAAGGACAGGTTGCTTAAAATGGGAATTAGCCAGGTTGATAAATGTTTGCTATGTGAGTCAAGTACGGAAACTGTggcaggtgttctttgagtgTCCTTTTTCCCAGCAGTGCTTGCAAGATACATTGAACTGGCTAGGAAAAGGGATCATAAAGAGAGATCTACATGGGATTTGGAAGAGAATAACTTGGAGCACAAAAGGAAGAGGTTGCAGAGAATTGGCTTTAGCTGCTTTGGCAGCATTGATATATCGAATATGGAAGGCACGTAACACTGCCTTATGGGAGCACAAAGTTGTACAACCAGCACTAGTAGCTGCCCAAGTCAAGCTTGAATGCACGTATAGGAGGGAAATCTTTTTACAAAGGAAGCAAAACAGTATAGCAAAAGCATGGATAGATACTACACTTAGCTAGGAGTATAATCTTACTTTCACGTATAGAGGATTAGAATAAGTAGCAGCAGGGAGTTTGTTGTTTATTTCACTACATTGTAACTGTTCGTGGagatcaataaaaaaaaaaaaaaatcaccgaaaaaagaagaaagaaggaaatttttCTGTAAGGTTGGAGCTTGATAAACACTCAACCCGTTATGGAAAAAATATCTATTAGAGCTTTGACTATTAGCTATTGTCTGCATCCTTTGCTGAGCTCTCACCAAGTGAAAATTGGCAAGCTGGAACTTGAGCTCCCTAACCAACAAGAGATCCTCAATGAAACCAGAATCAACATTCCCAGATAGTTATGGTAATTAGTTTTGGGTtgcggggggtgggggggggggggggggggggggggtggggatGGTTAATCATATAGAAGCTTAAAGGAGTAGCATATGAAAGGTGGAATTATACCACCATTTAGCTAAGGGAAGGAAGTTGGACCAATCCTATGGAGAGTGATCAGTGCAGAAACACCTGAGGTAAGTTTTAAGACATCTGTTAAGCACCTCAATCTGGCCATCAATCTGAGGGTTGTAGGTAGTGGAAATCTGAACTCTCTAGTGTGATAAAAATTCTTACCAAAAGAACTGATATAGATGGAGTCCCTATCACTGATGATGATAGTAGTTGGATGCCCACGTACGGTAATTAAAAGTATGATTCAGGAATGTAAGTGCTAAAGTTCAAGCACAGTAAGGACGAGCCAGGCCTATAAAGTGACCATATTTGGTAAACCTGTCACGCAAATaacaaatttcttttttgatttgagCAAGCCTTCTATAAAGTTAAACTCAAACTCATTTCAATTTACTAGGCAAGGAGGGAAAAAAGGGCAAGTTATACATCTGATAGGTCggccaaatatacacacaagaaaaactatatttggcaacaattttttttttgttgtcatagattgattattgctGCAAAAagacttttggcaacaaaaaaaatattttgtcgTACTTAACTTTTCCCAACGGGTCgttattgcaacaacgtgcaacaactttttttttttggttgccaaaagtactttttgcaacaataatcaatactatggtaacaaaattaaattctttggcaacaaaaaaatcatttgccaacaataaaactaaattgttgccaaatgtaaaattttttgttgcgatttctatactttcttgtagtgataaTTATATCCACTAgcaaatatacataaattaaCACTATTATTTTGGGTATATTATACATCTGCCGATAGCCAAATATATTATACTTATATTATACATCTGTTGGCTATTATTTTGGATGATGGTtatacaaaatcaaaatcacCCCACAAAAACGTACTACAAGAACTAGCCCTAATTAAAATTCTCCATCTCAGGTTTAGATTTCCTTGATGAAAAATTCCTTTATTTCACTCCACACCACAAATGAAGAGTTGATATATTTTCTTGTTGTCCTGCTATATCTCTTTATAAACTTCGACAGCATTAATGAGTGGCGGAAGAGTTGATGTCACAGTTTTATTAATGACAACATGGTACCTCTCGACACCAGATCCCGGAGACACTGTGTACACCATCGACGTCAACAAATAGTTGGGAGACATAGGTCCATAAAAGAGGTTATCAGTAGCATAAATGTTGAATCCCCTTGTTTGTGTCACTGGCAGTTCGACCACTTCGGCGAAgtacatgtatatgtaataCCTATCTGTGATTTTATCAGCGTTCCAGTAAAGGGACACCGAGTCGTCGGTCGAGGTCAACGGATCCGGTGTCACAGCCATGCTCAGCACCACTGACGGTACTCGGTAAAGGGTGTCAATTAATatgttttgtgttgtattaATAGTGACCGTTTTCTCAAAAGAAAATGGCATCCAAATTCTATCGTATGCATCATAGCTATACCTGTGTATGGACAGAAAACAAACAATTGTTAACGAATGTATCCATCTTGATAGTAAAAAGACAAGTATGTATAGTAACTATACAAAAAATTTATGGGAGGACCAAGTAAGTAAAATCagtttaatttttatacaccacaaaatttgaaaataatttaatattatatatcaactcatttaaaaagtaaattatAATTCACTTTGTATTACAAGTTCGGATTGATAATCTGCAAAAGATGGGAAGTGATCTAATACATGTAAAATTACACCAATAGTGTAAAcatttaagttatacatattgtTAGTGTATATACTACCAGAACTGTTGGTAAGTCTCCATAAAATGATGTAATTCAATACGTAATCTTATCATTCAATATTTATTCTTGAATAATTCTTTATTTAATactttgtatgttgttgttgttaaaggCCGTCAGCGTGTATAAGTTATATATTTATGTCACAACACTATATTAGATCTTAATATAGCATACGACATTCTTGATCTTGTAAACCTAGAGAGATTGAATAAACGTACCTAAAGTAGTGATTGGTTAAGGAGCCGAAGTTGAGACGTACGAAAATTTCAATGATCTACTTATAGTAGGGTACATGGTAATGTTGAAAGGCCTCAACTCTAAGGCTGAAATAAAAGGAATTGTCGTGTCTGTCTTGCAGGGGCGGACCCACGTTGTATCAAGTGGGATCAATTGAACCCACTTCGTCTGGAAATTATACTGTATGTATATTGGAAATTTGGTTGAAAACAGAATTTTTCAatattaatgttatgttgaaCCCACTTGAACGAAGCCACAGCTCTGGCGGGATGGTAAGCGGGTTCAAAAGGCATCTTAAGATAGAGAGTTCGACCCGCTTATCTACGTTTTTATGCATTTTGTTGGTTAT
This window harbors:
- the LOC132053920 gene encoding putative leucine-rich repeat receptor-like protein kinase At2g19210 — protein: MVRKSRQNPNTIYQSNSPERLFLTVTSFPLGTKNCYTLTPAQGSFGKYLIIRASFLYRDYDGTGQLPNFDLYIGEDHWDTVIISNASIPIRKEIMHTRFDYIASFALSQTAMADENFVRSGFNRRHRYRLMYSYDAYDRIWMPFSFEKTVTINTTQNILIDTLYRVPSVVLSMAVTPDPLTSTDDSVSLYWNADKITDRYYIYMYFAEVVELPVTQTRGFNIYATDNLFYGPMSPNYLLTSMVYTVSPGSGVERYHVVINKTVTSTLPPLINAVEVYKEI
- the LOC132054559 gene encoding putative leucine-rich repeat receptor-like serine/threonine-protein kinase At2g19230 — translated: MEEMLNGFLFAWLVTLSLATIAVAQDDQSGFISIDCGIPAGSNYTDRITGLSYTSDVGYVSGGVSNSISLIYQSNSPERLFLTVTSFPLGTKNCYTLTPAQGIFGKYLIRASFLYGDYDGTGQLPNFDLYIGENYWDTVTISNASIPIRKEIIYTPSTDYITVCLVKTDTTTPFISALELRPLNITIYPTLSKSLELYARLNFGTLTNQYIRYNYDAYDRIWMPFLWDTKAIINTTQDVLENTYRVPSAIMSTAVTPDPLTATNESVSFYWTANNITERYYIYMHFAEVVEVPVTQIREFNIYINDNLFYGPMSPNYLSTTTVYTVSPGYGVERYDIVINKTAISTLPPLLNAVEIYREI